The DNA sequence ACTTTTATCTGCGGATTGGTCAATCTTTTATATTTAAATATGTATTTAAATTGAGAGGTCAACCATCTCCTGAACGACATATCAACGAGCATCTTAATACTTAATAGAGAATAAATTCTAAACATAAAAGAGTGAGCAGGAAGGGTGGCGGAGAAACCGAAGGTTCCTGAAAACCGTCACGAATGCGGAGCGGGATAAGTGAGGGGGAGCGAAGCATGAGTGCTCCCGCACTAACTTTATTTATTCCAAAAAAATTAAGTGATTGAAGTAGAGATATTATGAATTCCTTAATTTATAGCAAACGCATAAAATATTGTTACATGTAGGGCAAGGCTTTAGCCTTGCATTAAGCAACCCCCGAATCAAGTTTGGGGCAGGCTCTAAAGGGTTGCCCTACAATTTATTCAATGCGTTTGTATTAGGTAATAATAAGTTAGTGCGGGACTGGGGAAAATACAGCGTGTTTTCGGAGTCACCCTTCCTGATCACTCTTAAACTATAATGAGAGAGAACTTCTGAGCGAAAGAGATGGTTGACCTCTCAATTCTTTATTAATAAAAAATCTTTGACACATATTGGAAAAAATGAAATAATTTTTATATTATAAAGAATTATTCAAAAGAGGTTATAAATAATGGATATAATTAATATAATTATTTCTTTTGCTGTAGTACTTTTTTCTCTTTCTGTTCATGAGAGTTTTCACGCCTGGACAGCATATAAATTTGGAGATCCAACTGGAAAGATGATGGGAAGGATTACTCTTAATCCGATTGCTCATATAAGCATTATTGGAACGATTATTTTTCCTCTTCTTTTGGCATTTCTGAAAGCTCCCATCTTTGGTTGGGCTAAGCCAGTTATGGTAAATACCAGATATTTGAGAGATCCGATCAGGGATAACATGTGGATTTCTGCAGCAGGTCCCCTTTCAAACCTTGGAGTTGCTTTTATCTCCTTTTTAGTTTTGATAATTCTAAAACAGATTGATCCATCAATAGCTTTTTTCCTGACGAGCTATTTTACAAAGAGTGTTTCACTGAGTTCAGGAATTTATTTAGCAAAAGGTTTAGCTATTCTTGCCTTTACCATGCTTTTTATAAACCTTACCCTTGCAATCTTTAATTTGATTCCGATTCCTCCTCTTGATGGGAGCAATGTTCTTTTAGGCCTCCTTCCAAGAAATTTATATCTTCAGTATCAAAAGATTTTTCCTTACGGATTTCTGATTCTATTTCTTTTCCTCTATCTTGGAGTTATAGATTTAATTTTTCGTATTGTCCTTTCTCCAGTTATAAGAATTGTCTTGAAAGTCCTTCTCATTTAAATAGAAAAAATGTATCATAAATGATAAACTTATTCAGATGAAAAAGGTAGTTCTTAGTGGTATGAGACCATCAGGTCCTCTTCATCTTGGTCACTGGGTTGGTGCTTTATCGAACTGGGTGAGATTTCAGGATGAATATGAATGTTTTTTTGAAATAGCCACATGGCATGCTCTAACCTCGGAATATCAAAATGCAAAAGAGATAAAACAGTGGATATCTGATATAATTCTTGACTGGCTTTCAGTAGGTCTTGCCCCAGAGAAATGTGTAATGTTTAATCAATCGGAGGTAAAGGAACATTCAGAACTTCATCTTCTGCTTTCGATGATAATTCCTGTTCCCTGGCTTGAGAGAGTTCCCACTTATAAAGACCAGCAACAACAGATTTCAAACAGAGATTTAAACACATATGGATTCCTTGGATATCCAGTTCTTCAGACTTCAGACATAATAATTTATAAAGCTGAGCTGGTTCCCGTTGGAGAAGATCAGGTTTCCCATGTGGAACTTGCAAGAGAGATAGTAAGAAGATTCAATAATTTCTATGGATATGTTTTTCCGGAGCCAGAGGCCTATCTTACCCCGATTCCAAGATTACTCGGAACAGATGGAAGGAAAATGAGCAAGAGTTATGGAAATGCAATTTATCTTAAAGATTCTTCTGAAGAAATTGAAGGAAAGATTCTTCCGATGGTAACAGATCCGAAAAGGAAGAGGAAAACTGATCCAGGAGAGCCTGAAGATTGTCCGGTGTTTGATTATCATAAAGCTTTCTCGAATAGAGAAGAAATCGATTGGGTAATGAATGGCTGCCGATCTGCCGGGATTGGATGTATTGATTGCAAAAAGGTTTTAATTAAAAATTTGAATGAATTCCTGAACCCTGTAAGGGAAAGAAGATTAAAGTTTTCAATCAAACCTGATCTTGTTTATCAGATTCTCCTGGAGGGAGCAAGCAGAGCAAGAGAAAGGGCTAAGATCACAATGGAAGAGGTTAGAGAGAGAATTGGAATAAGATAGTGGACAATACCCTCACTGATTATCAGGTTAGACTTGAGATATTCGAAGGTCCGTTGGATTTACTTCTTTTTCTTGTCAAAAAGGAGAAAATAAATATCTGGGATGTTTCTCTCTCAAAGATAACAAGAGAATACTTAGAGTATTTAGAGAAAAAAGATAAAATAAACTTAAGCAGGGAAGGCGACTTTCTTCTCTGGGCAGCTACTCTTATATATATTAAATCCCTAAAATTACTGCCAAGAAATAAAGAGATGTCAGAAAAAGAAGAGGAGGAAATAGATTTAATCAGTAGAATCGATAATTATGATAAGATAAAAGTCATTTCCAGCATTCTGAAAGAAAAGGAGATAGCAAATACTCTTTTCTTTAAAAAAGAAAGCCCCCCTGAATTCGATGAGAATGAGTTCTATCTTGAAGATATTAATCTCTACGATTTAGCAAAAAGTTTTTTTCAGCTCCTTAAGAAGAAAGAGCAGGAAGAGTTTTTAATAGTAAGGGGAAGAAGATTTTCGATAGAGGAAAAAATTGATGAAATACTCCAGATTCTTAAAGTTGAAAAATACATAGAATTCCTATCTTACATAGAAGGTAGAAGTTCCCTTGAAGAAGCATTTGTTGCATTTTTTGCTCTTCTTGAATTGATAAGAAGAAGAGTAGTTACTGCGAAGCAGAAAAAGAGTTTTAATAAAATTCATGTGTGGTTAAATAAAGAAGATGGAAGATACTTTAGAAAAAGAAAAAATTAAAAGCATAATTGAATCACTTATTTTTGCTTCTCATGAACCTTTAAATGTTGAAAAAATAAAGAATGTTCTTTCCGAGTATGATTCGACTAAGGTTGAGCGAGCGATCGATGCCCTTATAGAGGATTATTCCAATAATAAGAGAGGAATAGTATTGCGAAAGATTGGTGGTGGGTATGAATTTTACACTAATCCTGAGTACGAGAAATGGGTAAGAAATGTATCGAAGCCAAAGAATTTCCAAAAATTGTCCCAGGCATCTTTAGAAACCCTTGCTTCAATTGCATACAAAGGACCTTTAACATTATCAGAAATTTCATTTTATCGTGGGGTGAATTCATCAAGTCCGTTAAGAACCCTTCTTGATAAAAAATTGGTAAGAATAGTAGGAAAAAAGAATTCGCCTGGAAGACCTTCTCTTTATGGTTTAACTAAAGAATTTTTCAAATATTTTGGGATAGATTCTATTGAAGACTTACCTTCTATAGAAGAAATTGCCAGTATAATTGAGGAAAAATAATTTTTTTAAGGAGTCATAGATGAATAAATTAATACCAAAACATATACTGGAAATACATCCCTATGTTCCAGGAAAGCCTGTTGAAGAACTTCAGAGAGAGAGGGGCATTGAAAATGTTATTAAGTTAGCTTCCAATGAGAATCCTTTGGGTCCGTCTCCTAAAGCAGTTGAGGCGATGAGAAGGGTGTTAAAAGACTCCCATCTCTATCCTGAGGACCATGCTTATTACCTCCAAAAGACACTGGAAGAAAAGTTAGGGTTTCCATTTGACCAGATTATTGTCGGGGCTGGAACAACAGAATTGATTAAAATTATTGCGCACTCATTTTTAAATTTTAATGAAAAAGCAATAATGTCCGAGAAGTCTTTCCTGATGTATAAACTTGCAACTCAGGAAGTTTGTGGAAGTAAAGGATTGATTAAAATACCCACAATGAAAGATTATTCGTATGATCTTAGCAGTTTTCTTGAAAATGTAAAACCTGGCGTTAAGTTAATATGGATAGCAAATCCAAATAATCCTACAGGGGCTATGATAAAAAAGAGTGAGATGAGAAAATTCCTCGATCAATTGCCAGATAAAGTAATAATCGTTATCGATGAGGCTTATTTCGAATATGCAATAGACAGAGATTATCCTGATGGAACTGAATTTGTCAAAGAGGGAAGAAACGTAATAGTCCTGAGAACTTTTTCAAAGATATATGGATTGGCCGGGCTCAGAATTGGATATGGAATCTCAAGATCGGAAATAATAAAAAATCTTTATAGAGTTAAAGCTCCATTTAATACGTGCAGAATTGCCCAGGAGGCCGCTCTGGCAGCTCTTGAGGATGATGAACATGCGAGAAGAAGCAAGGAAAATAATAAAAAAGGAAAGGAGATGATTTACAAGTTCCTTGATAAACTTGGAGTTGAGTATGTGAGGTCTTTCACAAATTTTGTGATGATAAACCTTCCTTTTTCTGCTCAGATTTTATACGAAAAACTCTTAGACAGGGGGGTTATTGTCAGGCCTTTAGATGCTTTTGATGCCCCAGATTCTATTCGCGTTACTGTTGGAACAGAAGAGGAAACCAAAATATTTTTAAAAGCATTTGAAGATGTTTTCTCAGAGTTGATAAGTAAATAATTCCAACATAAGACTTTAATTTGTTCCCCAAAAAAGTTGACAATTTTTAATGCAGTAATATATATTTTAATTTAATATCTATGAACATAATTGTTTCTCAGGAATCAGGATTTTGTTATGGAGTGAAGCGAGCTTTAGATATTGTAAAGAAAACTCGAAAAGAGAGAAATCAAAAAATACAAACTTTAGGTCCTTTAATTCATAATCCTGGAGTTGTAAAAAAATTAAATGAAGAAGGAATTGAAGTATGTGAATCGATCGATGATTTGAATTCGGGCATTGCAATAATAAGAACTCACGGAATTTCTCCTCAATCTTTAAAAGAAATAAAAAATAAAGGAATTGAAATAATAGATGCCACATGTCCTTATGTCAAAAAATCTCAGATGATAGCCAAGAGGCTTTATGAAGATGGATATGAGGTAGTAATAGTAGGAGATAGAAATCATCCTGAAATTGTAGGTATTCAGGGATTTCTTAATGATATGGGAGTGATTGTAAAAAGTGAGGAAGAGGCCATGGGTCTTCCATTTAAAAATAAAAAAGCATTAATAGCTCAAACAACTCAGGATGAAAATCTTTTTGAAAGAATAGCTTCAATCTTGTTGAAAAACTCTTTAGAATTGAGGGTTTTCAATACAATTTGTGATTCCACCTCATTAAGACAGAAATCAGCAGCTTCCATTGCAAAAGAAGTTGATGTTATGGTCGTTCTTGGAGGAAAGGCAAGCTCAAACACAAATAAACTTTATAACATCTGTAAAAAGATACGGGATGAGACCTATTTAATTGAAAATCCTGATGAGCTTCCATTGAATGTTTTAAAAGGAAAAAAATCAATAGGAATTTCAGCAGGTGCATCAACACCCAATGAAGATATTGATGCTCTTATAGATAAAATAAACCAGCTTGATGATCAGCCTGCAAAAGGGAGTTTTTTAAATGGAAGAAGTTAAAGAAGGCTTTATCGAAAAAGAAGGTAGATTCTCTAACTGGGAAGAACTGCTTGAAAAATATGAGTTCAATCAGAAGGACATTTTTGAGGGAAATATTCTGAAAGGAAAAATTATAAAAATTTCTAAGGATGAAGCAGTAGTTAATGTTGGTTTTAAGGCGGATGGGATAATTCCGATTGAAGAACTTTTTAATTGGAAGAAGGAAATTGGATACAAAGAGGGGGATAAAATTTTAGTAACAATTGAAAGAAGTGACTTGCGTGATGGATATCTGACACTATCAAAAAAGAAAGCAGATTTTCTTATTGGATGGAAGTTGCTAGAGAAAGCTCATAATAGAAAATTTCCAGTGAGAGGAAGAATTGAGCAGAAAGTTAAGAATGGTTATATAGTAAATGTGGGTATCCCAGTCTTTCTACCAGATTCTCAAATTGAAATCAGGCCCAAAAAAAATGATGAAGATTTAATTGGAAAGATTCTTGATTTTAAAGTAATAAAACTTGATAAGAAAAATAATAAGGTAGTTGTCTCCAGAAAAGTTTTAGTTGAGGAAGAAAAAGAGGAAAGGAAAAATTTTATATTCAACACCTTGAAAGAAGGAAAATTAGTAAAAGGAAAGATTACTTCGATTAAAAATTGGGGTATTTTTATCGACCTGGGAGGAGTAGAGGGACTTCTTCATATCAATGATATTTCATGGGGAAGAATAAGTCACCCCTCAGAAGTATTTAGTAGAGGAGAAGAAGTCGAAGTTGTCGTGCTTAAAATTAATAGAAATGAGGGTAAAATTGCTCTTGGGTATAAACAGAAAACTCCAAATCCATGGGATGTTGTTGATAGGAATTATAGAGTAGGTCAGAAAATAAAAGGGAAAGTTGTTGGCGTAACTGAATTTGGAGTTTTTGTAGAAATAGAAAAAGGAATGGAGGGATTGATTCATTTATCCGATTTGAGCTGGGATAAGAGAATTAAGAATCCTAAAAAAATTCTTTCTCCCAACGATACAATTGAGGTAGTTATTCTTGATATAAAAAAAGAGGAAAAGAAAATTTCACTGGGATTAAAACAAGTGGGAGAATCTCCATGGGAAAAATTTTGTAATTCTCACACAGTAGGCCAGATAGTTAAAGGAAGGATCAAAAATCTCACTGATTTTGGAGCATTTTTAGAAATAGAAAATGGGGTGGAAGGATTAATTCACATATCCGATATTTCTTGGTCAAAGATTTCTCATCCTTCGGAGGTCTTAAAACCAGGGGATAAGGTCGAAGCAGTAATATTGAAATTGAATAAGGAAGAAAAGAAACTCTCTCTGGGAATAAAACAATTAAAAGAAGGATTATGGCATGAGTTTTTTAAAAATTACAAAATAGGAGATTTAGTTAATGTAAAAATACTGAGAACCACAAATTTTGGAGTATTTGTTGAGTTAATGCCTGGCATTGATGGCCTAGTTCATGTTTCTGAAATAGATGGAGCAAATAGAGAAGAAGCTTTGAAAAACTTAAAGATTGGCGAGATAAAAAAAGCTATGATAATAAAAATGAGCCCCCAAGAGAAGAAAATTGGATTGAGTTTTAAGGCAGCAGTCAGAAACGAAGAGAAACACGAGCTCGAGAGTTCGATGAGTAAAAAGAAATCAACTCTTGGTAGTTTTATGAATACTCAAATTAAAAGTCTATCAAATCAGGGAAAGAATAGATAAGATAAATGTTAAGAGGAAGAAAATGACAAAAGCAAAGCTTGTTTCAGAACTTTCAAAAAGAATTAATATCGATAAAGAAGAATCTGAAATAATAACCAATTTATTTTTCAGAAACATTACAGAAGCCCTAAAGAATAATGAAAGAGTAGAACTAAGAGGATTTGGTACTTTTAATATAAAGAGAAAAAAAGGAAGAGTTGCAAGAAATCCACGAACAGGAGAAAAAGTTAAAGTAGATTCAAAGACTGTAGTATATTTCAAACCAGGAAAACTTTTAAAAAAACTTTTTGATTGATGGAGTATATTTTAGCTCCCTGGAGATGGGAATATATTAAAAATGCTCATAATATGCCAAATTGTATATTCTGTGATTCTTTGAAATTAAACTCTGATGAGGATGCTTTTATTCTCTTCAGAGGAAATTATAATTTTATAATAATGAACAAATATCCTTACAATACAGGTCATTTGATGATAGCTCCATATCGGCATCTTTCATCTCTTGAAGATTGCTCTGAGGAAGAAGGGAAAGAAATGCTCGAACTTTTGAAGTCTTCGATCTCTAACATTAAAAAATTATTTCAACCGCAAGGGTTTAACATTGGTATGAATTTAGGGAAATCTGCCGGAGCTGGAGTGCTTGAGCACTATCATCTCCATGTGGTTCCAAGATGGGAGGGAGATTCAAATTTCATGGCAATTTTCGGAAATACAAAAGTTCTTGTTTCAGATGTGTCAACTGTTTATGAGAAATTAGCGCCTTTATTCAAGAATAAATAATTTTTTAGATATGACCAATTCTCAGATTGCAAAAATCTTCAATGAAATTGCAGATCTTTTGGAGATAAAGGGTGAGAATCCCTTTAAAATAAGAGCGTACAGGAAAGCTGCTCTTAATATAGAAAGTCTTGCTGAAGATATGAAGACCTTACTTGAAAAGAAACAATTAGAAGATTTACCCGGAATTGGCAAAGAATTAGCAAAAAAAATTGAAGAAATTTTTAGCACCGGAACACTCAGAAAATTAGAAGAGTTACGAAAAGAAGTTCCCTCTTCATTGGTAGAGCTTTTATCAATACCAGGACTTGGTCCTAGAACTGCCAAAATTTTGTATGAAAATCTTAATATCCAAAGTATAGATGAATTAGAGAGGATGGCTAAAGAGCATAAACTCAGAAACCTTCCAGGAATTCGTGAAAAAACTGAAGAGAATATTCTTAAAGGAATAGAAATATTAAAGAAAGGAAGAGAAAGATTACCCCTATATCAGGCTCTAAGCATCACAACAAATATATTGAATGCTCTTCAATCTCTTCCAGAGATCGAAAAAATTAGCCCCGCAGGGAGTGTGAGAAGAAAAAAAGATACAATAAAGGATATTGATATTCTTATAACCTCTGCCAATTCTGGGAAGGTTATGGATAAGTTTACCTCCCTTCCAGAGGCGAAAGAAATTATTGCAAAGGGAGTTACAAAATCTTCCATAAGAACTGAGGAAGGAATTCAGGTGGATTTAAGAGTGGTTGAGCCTGATTCATTTGGTTCAGCTCTGCAATATTTTACCGGATCAAAAGAACACAACATCAGGTTAAGAGAAATGGCAAGGGAGAGAAATCTGAAAATAAATGAGTATGGAATATTCAACGAGAAAACAGGTAAAAAAATAGGAGGACGAGAAGAAATAGAAATTTATAAAACTTTGGGACTATCATTTATTGAGCCAGAGTTAAGAGAAGACAGAGGGGAGATTGAAGCAGCGCTTGAGAGAGAACTCCC is a window from the Acidobacteriota bacterium genome containing:
- a CDS encoding 30S ribosomal protein S1 is translated as MEEVKEGFIEKEGRFSNWEELLEKYEFNQKDIFEGNILKGKIIKISKDEAVVNVGFKADGIIPIEELFNWKKEIGYKEGDKILVTIERSDLRDGYLTLSKKKADFLIGWKLLEKAHNRKFPVRGRIEQKVKNGYIVNVGIPVFLPDSQIEIRPKKNDEDLIGKILDFKVIKLDKKNNKVVVSRKVLVEEEKEERKNFIFNTLKEGKLVKGKITSIKNWGIFIDLGGVEGLLHINDISWGRISHPSEVFSRGEEVEVVVLKINRNEGKIALGYKQKTPNPWDVVDRNYRVGQKIKGKVVGVTEFGVFVEIEKGMEGLIHLSDLSWDKRIKNPKKILSPNDTIEVVILDIKKEEKKISLGLKQVGESPWEKFCNSHTVGQIVKGRIKNLTDFGAFLEIENGVEGLIHISDISWSKISHPSEVLKPGDKVEAVILKLNKEEKKLSLGIKQLKEGLWHEFFKNYKIGDLVNVKILRTTNFGVFVELMPGIDGLVHVSEIDGANREEALKNLKIGEIKKAMIIKMSPQEKKIGLSFKAAVRNEEKHELESSMSKKKSTLGSFMNTQIKSLSNQGKNR
- the trpS gene encoding tryptophan--tRNA ligase; amino-acid sequence: MKKVVLSGMRPSGPLHLGHWVGALSNWVRFQDEYECFFEIATWHALTSEYQNAKEIKQWISDIILDWLSVGLAPEKCVMFNQSEVKEHSELHLLLSMIIPVPWLERVPTYKDQQQQISNRDLNTYGFLGYPVLQTSDIIIYKAELVPVGEDQVSHVELAREIVRRFNNFYGYVFPEPEAYLTPIPRLLGTDGRKMSKSYGNAIYLKDSSEEIEGKILPMVTDPKRKRKTDPGEPEDCPVFDYHKAFSNREEIDWVMNGCRSAGIGCIDCKKVLIKNLNEFLNPVRERRLKFSIKPDLVYQILLEGASRARERAKITMEEVRERIGIR
- the scpB gene encoding SMC-Scp complex subunit ScpB → MEDTLEKEKIKSIIESLIFASHEPLNVEKIKNVLSEYDSTKVERAIDALIEDYSNNKRGIVLRKIGGGYEFYTNPEYEKWVRNVSKPKNFQKLSQASLETLASIAYKGPLTLSEISFYRGVNSSSPLRTLLDKKLVRIVGKKNSPGRPSLYGLTKEFFKYFGIDSIEDLPSIEEIASIIEEK
- a CDS encoding segregation/condensation protein A, yielding MDNTLTDYQVRLEIFEGPLDLLLFLVKKEKINIWDVSLSKITREYLEYLEKKDKINLSREGDFLLWAATLIYIKSLKLLPRNKEMSEKEEEEIDLISRIDNYDKIKVISSILKEKEIANTLFFKKESPPEFDENEFYLEDINLYDLAKSFFQLLKKKEQEEFLIVRGRRFSIEEKIDEILQILKVEKYIEFLSYIEGRSSLEEAFVAFFALLELIRRRVVTAKQKKSFNKIHVWLNKEDGRYFRKRKN
- the ispH gene encoding 4-hydroxy-3-methylbut-2-enyl diphosphate reductase, yielding MNIIVSQESGFCYGVKRALDIVKKTRKERNQKIQTLGPLIHNPGVVKKLNEEGIEVCESIDDLNSGIAIIRTHGISPQSLKEIKNKGIEIIDATCPYVKKSQMIAKRLYEDGYEVVIVGDRNHPEIVGIQGFLNDMGVIVKSEEEAMGLPFKNKKALIAQTTQDENLFERIASILLKNSLELRVFNTICDSTSLRQKSAASIAKEVDVMVVLGGKASSNTNKLYNICKKIRDETYLIENPDELPLNVLKGKKSIGISAGASTPNEDIDALIDKINQLDDQPAKGSFLNGRS
- the polX gene encoding DNA polymerase/3'-5' exonuclease PolX, translated to MTNSQIAKIFNEIADLLEIKGENPFKIRAYRKAALNIESLAEDMKTLLEKKQLEDLPGIGKELAKKIEEIFSTGTLRKLEELRKEVPSSLVELLSIPGLGPRTAKILYENLNIQSIDELERMAKEHKLRNLPGIREKTEENILKGIEILKKGRERLPLYQALSITTNILNALQSLPEIEKISPAGSVRRKKDTIKDIDILITSANSGKVMDKFTSLPEAKEIIAKGVTKSSIRTEEGIQVDLRVVEPDSFGSALQYFTGSKEHNIRLREMARERNLKINEYGIFNEKTGKKIGGREEIEIYKTLGLSFIEPELREDRGEIEAALERELPVLIELSDIKGDLHVHSKWSDGHHAIEEIAETAIGRGYEYIAITDHSKSLGVAGGLSEKELFKQIDEIDRLNEKLRKKNFYVFKGIEVDIDKDGNLDFSDDVLSKLDVVIAAIHTGFKQDIKTQTRRIVRAMKNKYVNLIAHPSGRLLGEREAYELDMDEILKVAKDTRTNIEINAYHLRLDLRDIFCKKAKELEVKMAIGTDAHILDQLDYIKLGVYVARRGWLEKKDVLNTYPLIEIGKYLNKRI
- a CDS encoding HIT domain-containing protein; translated protein: MEYILAPWRWEYIKNAHNMPNCIFCDSLKLNSDEDAFILFRGNYNFIIMNKYPYNTGHLMIAPYRHLSSLEDCSEEEGKEMLELLKSSISNIKKLFQPQGFNIGMNLGKSAGAGVLEHYHLHVVPRWEGDSNFMAIFGNTKVLVSDVSTVYEKLAPLFKNK
- a CDS encoding HU family DNA-binding protein encodes the protein MTKAKLVSELSKRINIDKEESEIITNLFFRNITEALKNNERVELRGFGTFNIKRKKGRVARNPRTGEKVKVDSKTVVYFKPGKLLKKLFD
- a CDS encoding site-2 protease family protein — its product is MDIINIIISFAVVLFSLSVHESFHAWTAYKFGDPTGKMMGRITLNPIAHISIIGTIIFPLLLAFLKAPIFGWAKPVMVNTRYLRDPIRDNMWISAAGPLSNLGVAFISFLVLIILKQIDPSIAFFLTSYFTKSVSLSSGIYLAKGLAILAFTMLFINLTLAIFNLIPIPPLDGSNVLLGLLPRNLYLQYQKIFPYGFLILFLFLYLGVIDLIFRIVLSPVIRIVLKVLLI
- the hisC gene encoding histidinol-phosphate transaminase, whose translation is MNKLIPKHILEIHPYVPGKPVEELQRERGIENVIKLASNENPLGPSPKAVEAMRRVLKDSHLYPEDHAYYLQKTLEEKLGFPFDQIIVGAGTTELIKIIAHSFLNFNEKAIMSEKSFLMYKLATQEVCGSKGLIKIPTMKDYSYDLSSFLENVKPGVKLIWIANPNNPTGAMIKKSEMRKFLDQLPDKVIIVIDEAYFEYAIDRDYPDGTEFVKEGRNVIVLRTFSKIYGLAGLRIGYGISRSEIIKNLYRVKAPFNTCRIAQEAALAALEDDEHARRSKENNKKGKEMIYKFLDKLGVEYVRSFTNFVMINLPFSAQILYEKLLDRGVIVRPLDAFDAPDSIRVTVGTEEETKIFLKAFEDVFSELISK